From one Synechocystis sp. PCC 6803 substr. PCC-P genomic stretch:
- the bchL gene encoding ferredoxin:protochlorophyllide reductase (ATP-dependent) iron-sulfur ATP-binding protein produces MTLAVYGKGGIGKSTTSCNISTALAKRGKKVLQIGCDPKHDSTFTLTGFLIPTIIDTLQEKDFHYEDIWPEDVIYKGYAGVDCVEAGGPPAGAGCGGYVVGETVKLLKELNAFDEYDVILFDVLGDVVCGGFAAPLNYADYCLIVTDNGFDALFAANRIAASVREKARTHSLRLAGLIGNRTSKRDLIDKYIEAVPMPVLEILPLIEDIRVSRVKGKTLFEMAESDPSLNYVCDYYLNIADQILSQPEGVVPKDAQDRDLFSLLSDFYLNPTQPASQTKELDLMMV; encoded by the coding sequence CTGACACTTGCGGTATACGGCAAAGGCGGCATTGGTAAATCCACCACCAGTTGCAACATCTCCACAGCATTGGCAAAACGAGGCAAAAAAGTTCTCCAAATTGGTTGTGATCCCAAACATGACAGCACCTTTACCCTGACTGGCTTTCTCATCCCCACCATCATCGACACCTTGCAGGAAAAGGATTTCCACTACGAAGACATCTGGCCCGAGGATGTAATTTACAAAGGTTATGCCGGGGTGGATTGCGTCGAAGCTGGTGGACCTCCTGCTGGAGCTGGTTGTGGCGGTTATGTGGTGGGGGAAACAGTGAAATTGCTGAAGGAACTCAACGCCTTTGACGAGTACGACGTGATTCTGTTTGACGTGTTAGGGGACGTAGTTTGTGGTGGTTTTGCCGCCCCGTTAAACTATGCCGACTATTGTTTGATTGTTACAGACAACGGTTTTGATGCTTTGTTTGCTGCCAACCGCATCGCTGCTTCCGTGCGGGAAAAAGCCCGTACCCACAGCCTCCGCCTCGCTGGTTTGATTGGCAATCGCACTTCCAAACGGGACTTGATTGATAAATATATTGAAGCCGTACCCATGCCGGTATTGGAAATTTTGCCCCTAATTGAAGATATTCGGGTTTCCCGGGTGAAAGGCAAAACTTTGTTTGAAATGGCCGAGTCCGACCCTTCCCTAAACTATGTTTGTGATTATTATCTGAACATTGCCGATCAAATTTTGTCCCAACCGGAAGGGGTAGTGCCCAAAGATGCCCAGGATCGGGATCTATTCAGTTTGCTGTCTGATTTCTACCTCAATCCCACCCAGCCTGCTAGCCAAACCAAAGAATTGGATTTGATGATGGTTTAG
- a CDS encoding endonuclease domain-containing protein — translation MGNFIVDFYCPQLKLIIEVDGSIHDNQREYDQCRSEKLKEFVHYVLRFTNDQVIDNLPKVLEKITQTTQTLLPPVLGG, via the coding sequence ATTGGTAATTTCATTGTTGACTTTTATTGTCCACAATTAAAATTAATCATAGAGGTGGATGGAAGTATTCATGATAACCAACGGGAATACGATCAATGTCGATCTGAAAAACTCAAAGAATTTGTTCATTATGTTTTACGATTTACCAACGATCAAGTTATTGATAATTTACCAAAAGTTTTAGAAAAAATTACTCAGACAACACAAACTCTACTCCCCCCAGTATTGGGGGGTTAG
- the bchN gene encoding ferredoxin:protochlorophyllide reductase (ATP-dependent) subunit N: MTVAQQAPSALNFDCETGNYHTFCPISCVSWLYQKIEDSFFLVIGTKTCGYFLQNAMGVMIFAEPRYAMAELEEGDISAQLKDYEELKRLCLQIKRDRNPSVIVWIGTCTTEIIKMDLEGLAPQLEAEIGIPIVTARANGLDYAFTQGEDTVLASMAHKCPTSAQVQGEDKEERNAIQKLLTFGRKADQEKVESEYVDHQPLVLFGSLPDPVVTNLTLELKKQGVKVSGWLPAKRYTELPVIDEGYYVAGVNPFLSRTATTLMRRRKCKLIGAPFPIGPDGTRAWIEKICSVLGIEPQGLEEREAQIWASLEDYIQLIRGKSVFFMGDNLLEVSLARFLIRCGMTCPEIGIPYMDKRYQAAELALLEKTCSDMGVPLPNIVEKPDNYNQIQRIKALQPDLVITGMAHANPLEAQGINTKWSVEFTFAQIHGFTNARDILELATRPLRRNSQLGELGWDKLIAKDVPAQV, encoded by the coding sequence ATGACTGTTGCTCAACAAGCCCCTTCTGCCCTTAACTTTGACTGTGAAACCGGCAACTACCATACCTTTTGTCCCATTAGTTGCGTATCTTGGCTTTATCAAAAAATTGAGGATAGTTTTTTCCTCGTTATTGGTACTAAAACCTGTGGTTATTTCCTACAAAATGCCATGGGGGTAATGATTTTTGCCGAACCTCGTTACGCCATGGCCGAGTTAGAAGAAGGAGACATTTCTGCCCAGTTAAAAGACTATGAAGAACTGAAACGACTTTGCCTACAAATTAAGCGCGATCGTAACCCCAGTGTGATCGTCTGGATTGGTACCTGCACCACTGAAATTATCAAAATGGACCTGGAAGGTTTGGCTCCCCAGTTGGAAGCGGAAATTGGCATCCCCATCGTTACTGCCCGAGCCAATGGTTTAGATTATGCTTTCACCCAAGGGGAAGATACGGTGCTGGCTTCCATGGCCCATAAATGCCCTACTTCAGCCCAGGTGCAAGGGGAAGATAAGGAAGAACGCAACGCCATTCAAAAATTATTGACCTTTGGTCGTAAAGCTGACCAGGAAAAAGTTGAATCGGAATATGTGGATCATCAACCGCTAGTTTTGTTTGGTTCTCTGCCCGATCCAGTGGTAACAAATTTAACGTTAGAGTTGAAGAAACAGGGAGTGAAAGTATCTGGTTGGTTGCCCGCCAAACGCTATACGGAATTGCCGGTGATTGATGAGGGTTATTATGTGGCCGGGGTTAATCCTTTTCTGAGTCGTACCGCAACTACTTTGATGCGTCGCCGTAAATGTAAATTAATTGGCGCTCCATTTCCTATTGGTCCCGATGGCACCAGAGCTTGGATTGAAAAAATCTGTTCTGTACTGGGTATTGAACCCCAGGGTTTGGAGGAACGGGAAGCTCAAATTTGGGCAAGTTTAGAAGATTATATCCAGTTAATTCGCGGTAAATCTGTGTTTTTTATGGGGGATAATTTGCTGGAAGTTTCCCTAGCTCGTTTCCTCATTCGCTGTGGCATGACCTGCCCAGAAATTGGCATTCCCTATATGGATAAACGTTACCAGGCGGCGGAGTTGGCCTTGCTGGAAAAAACCTGCTCTGACATGGGAGTTCCCTTGCCAAATATTGTGGAAAAGCCAGACAACTACAATCAGATTCAACGGATTAAAGCTCTGCAACCGGATTTAGTCATTACCGGCATGGCCCACGCTAATCCCTTGGAAGCTCAGGGCATTAACACCAAATGGTCGGTGGAATTTACCTTTGCCCAAATTCACGGTTTTACCAATGCTCGGGATATTTTGGAATTAGCAACCCGTCCGTTGCGTCGTAACTCCCAATTAGGAGAATTAGGCTGGGATAAGTTGATTGCTAAAGACGTTCCTGCTCAGGTTTAA